One genomic segment of Pandoraea thiooxydans includes these proteins:
- a CDS encoding CheR family methyltransferase: MALLLARGRHDFSSYKPSTLRRRIERRMAIHSISSLARYADFLEKNPQEIDLLFKELLIGVTSFFRDAAVWQHLAETTLPALLASSAREKKLRAWVVGCSTGEEAYSLAIVFEEAMQRLQLRDRTLQIFATDLSPDAIATARRGVYPASIDTSVSAERLALFFTCHEGRYGVSQRIRDMVLFAQQDVVLDPPFTKLDILSCRNLMIYFDAALQRRLLPLFHYSLRAGGILLLGNSETTGQFDRLFTPIESKLRLYARRENTHFDGVNFLAQSFPPLSTMKMEQTVPTSRLPAQLHENLQKAADNLLLQVYAPPAVVVNSSGDIVYISGRTGKYLEPAAGKVNWNFHAMARDGIRLPIATGLQRAAEQSEPVQLTGLQAQSTQGSQLVDVTIQALKEPIALRGMFIIVFRDVPAAAGRRRKTPSALEASHAAALQRCHEEILALREEARISREELQSTNEELQSTNEELQSANEELTTSKEEMQSMNEELQTINAEMQRKLDDLSLAQSDMKNLLNSTDIAMLFLDQELNVSRYTERTSKIINLRESDVGRPLSDLTTSLQYPALQDDACETLRTLVPSEKQILSNDGRWFAVRIMPYRRLDNVIDGAVITFVDITAAKELELRLRREARD; the protein is encoded by the coding sequence GTGGCACTGCTGCTCGCGCGTGGCCGGCACGATTTCTCAAGCTACAAACCCAGTACGCTGCGGCGCCGCATCGAGCGCCGCATGGCGATTCATTCGATAAGTTCGTTGGCGCGGTATGCAGATTTCCTGGAGAAGAATCCCCAAGAGATCGACCTGCTGTTCAAGGAACTGCTGATCGGCGTCACGAGTTTCTTTCGCGATGCCGCGGTCTGGCAGCATCTGGCGGAAACCACCTTGCCGGCGCTGCTGGCGAGCAGTGCTCGGGAAAAAAAGCTGCGCGCCTGGGTGGTGGGATGTTCGACCGGCGAGGAGGCCTATTCGCTGGCGATCGTCTTTGAGGAAGCGATGCAGCGCTTGCAACTGCGGGACAGAACATTGCAAATCTTTGCCACCGACTTGAGCCCGGATGCTATCGCCACGGCGCGGCGCGGCGTCTATCCGGCCTCCATCGATACCAGCGTATCCGCCGAACGGCTGGCACTTTTTTTCACCTGTCATGAAGGACGCTACGGGGTCAGCCAGAGAATTCGCGATATGGTGCTGTTTGCCCAGCAAGACGTTGTGCTCGACCCGCCCTTCACCAAGCTCGACATACTGTCTTGCCGCAACCTGATGATCTACTTCGATGCGGCGCTGCAGCGCCGGCTGCTGCCGCTGTTCCACTACAGCCTGCGCGCGGGCGGCATCCTGCTGCTGGGAAACTCAGAAACAACAGGGCAATTCGACCGTTTATTCACCCCGATCGAATCGAAGCTGCGACTCTATGCACGGCGTGAGAATACCCATTTCGATGGCGTCAACTTCCTGGCGCAATCATTCCCCCCACTGTCGACAATGAAAATGGAGCAAACCGTGCCTACCTCAAGACTTCCGGCGCAGCTCCATGAGAACTTGCAGAAGGCGGCGGACAATCTGTTGCTGCAGGTTTATGCCCCGCCCGCTGTGGTGGTCAACAGCTCGGGCGATATCGTATACATCAGCGGCCGCACCGGAAAATATCTCGAACCTGCCGCGGGCAAGGTCAATTGGAATTTTCATGCGATGGCGCGCGATGGCATCCGCCTGCCGATTGCGACCGGGTTACAGCGGGCCGCGGAGCAAAGCGAGCCGGTGCAGTTGACCGGTCTGCAGGCGCAGAGCACCCAGGGCAGCCAGCTGGTCGATGTGACGATACAGGCGCTCAAGGAGCCGATAGCTCTGCGGGGCATGTTCATCATCGTGTTCCGTGATGTTCCCGCCGCAGCGGGGCGCCGGCGCAAGACGCCCAGTGCGCTTGAGGCATCCCATGCGGCAGCATTGCAGCGATGCCACGAGGAGATACTGGCGCTGCGAGAGGAGGCGCGCATCTCCCGGGAAGAGCTGCAATCGACCAATGAAGAGCTGCAATCCACCAACGAGGAGCTGCAGTCGGCCAACGAGGAATTGACGACGTCGAAGGAGGAAATGCAGTCGATGAACGAGGAGCTGCAAACGATCAACGCCGAGATGCAGCGCAAGCTCGACGATCTATCGCTCGCTCAGAGCGATATGAAGAACCTGCTCAATAGCACCGACATCGCCATGCTGTTCCTGGATCAAGAGCTCAATGTCAGCCGCTATACCGAGCGCACCTCCAAAATCATCAACCTGCGGGAAAGCGATGTCGGCCGGCCCCTGAGCGATCTCACCACCTCATTGCAATATCCGGCGCTGCAAGACGATGCGTGCGAGACACTGCGCACGCTGGTCCCGTCGGAAAAGCAGATTCTCAGCAATGACGGCCGGTGGTTCGCGGTACGCATCATGCCATATCGCCGACTCGACAACGTCATCGACGGCGCTGTCATTACCTTTGTCGATATCACTGCGGCAAAGGAACTGGAATTGAGGCTTCGTCGAGAAGCCCGCGACTGA
- a CDS encoding collagen-like protein — MKNINLIAAALFVIALSACTGPAGPQGETGSTGNTGYTGDTGATGATGYTGATGSTGATGDTGATGYTGATGAKGNTVIVVPH, encoded by the coding sequence ATGAAAAATATCAACTTGATTGCGGCTGCGCTGTTTGTAATCGCGCTGAGCGCTTGTACCGGCCCGGCCGGGCCGCAAGGGGAAACCGGCAGCACAGGCAATACCGGCTACACGGGCGACACAGGGGCTACGGGCGCCACTGGCTATACCGGAGCGACCGGCAGCACCGGGGCCACGGGTGATACCGGTGCAACGGGCTACACGGGTGCGACCGGCGCAAAAGGCAATACAGTGATTGTCGTCCCGCACTAG
- a CDS encoding YSC84-related protein: MESVMQKKRNLMVKLAISLYVVGTVLGGCTTTGMTGVASTDKVQQIDASMQTTLNRLYSTMPSSRELVGKARGVLVFPSVLAAGFIIGGEYGEGALRVGNRTVGYYNTVTGSYGLQIGAQSKAIIFLFMTQDALQKFRDSQGWTVGADASVAVIKAGANGDIDVNTATEPVDVIVMTNQGLMANLSIEGTKITKLKVQ; the protein is encoded by the coding sequence ATGGAGAGCGTCATGCAAAAGAAAAGAAATCTTATGGTCAAATTGGCGATATCGCTGTACGTCGTCGGAACGGTGCTCGGCGGTTGTACCACCACGGGCATGACCGGCGTCGCCTCGACGGATAAAGTGCAACAGATAGACGCGAGCATGCAAACCACGCTCAACCGGCTCTACAGCACAATGCCGAGTTCCCGTGAGCTGGTCGGCAAAGCGCGCGGCGTACTGGTATTCCCGTCCGTGCTGGCAGCCGGTTTCATTATCGGCGGCGAATATGGCGAAGGCGCATTGCGCGTCGGGAATAGGACGGTCGGTTACTACAATACGGTAACCGGTTCGTACGGCTTGCAAATCGGCGCACAATCCAAGGCCATCATTTTCCTGTTCATGACGCAGGATGCCCTGCAGAAATTCCGCGACAGCCAAGGCTGGACCGTGGGGGCCGATGCCTCGGTGGCGGTCATCAAGGCCGGCGCAAACGGTGACATCGACGTGAACACAGCGACCGAACCGGTTGACGTCATCGTCATGACCAATCAGGGATTGATGGCAAATCTCAGCATTGAAGGCACGAAGATCACCAAGTTGAAGGTCCAGTAA
- a CDS encoding Crp/Fnr family transcriptional regulator, with product MPAPHTFHQNHLLAVLPTEELESLAPHLELVAMPLGEVLYESGSQLHQVYFPTTSIVSLLYVMADGASAEIAVVGNEGIIGVALFMGGETMPNRAVVQSAGHAYRLPGQVLKQEFNRAIALQHLLLRYTQALLTQMAQTAVCNRHHSLDQQLCRWLLLSLDRLPSNELRMTQELIANMLGVRREGVTEAAGKLQRAGLIHYSRGCITITDRPGLEARACECYSVVKREFDRLLPSTHAD from the coding sequence ATGCCCGCCCCTCACACTTTCCATCAGAACCATCTGCTGGCTGTCTTGCCGACCGAAGAGCTGGAAAGTCTGGCACCTCACCTGGAACTGGTAGCCATGCCGCTTGGCGAGGTGCTTTACGAATCCGGCAGTCAACTGCATCAAGTCTATTTTCCCACCACATCCATCGTCTCGCTGCTCTACGTAATGGCCGACGGCGCATCCGCCGAAATCGCGGTGGTGGGCAACGAAGGCATTATTGGCGTCGCCCTATTCATGGGCGGAGAGACGATGCCAAATCGCGCGGTGGTGCAAAGCGCGGGGCATGCCTACCGGTTGCCTGGGCAGGTGTTGAAACAGGAATTCAACCGTGCCATCGCCTTGCAGCATCTGCTGCTGCGCTATACCCAGGCGTTGCTCACGCAAATGGCGCAAACCGCCGTGTGCAACCGCCACCATTCGCTAGACCAGCAACTGTGCCGGTGGCTGCTGCTCAGCCTCGATCGCTTGCCTTCCAACGAGTTGCGCATGACCCAGGAGTTGATTGCCAATATGCTGGGCGTGCGCCGCGAGGGCGTCACGGAAGCAGCGGGGAAATTGCAGCGTGCTGGACTAATTCACTACAGCCGGGGCTGCATTACGATCACGGATCGGCCGGGGCTCGAAGCGCGCGCTTGCGAATGCTATAGCGTCGTGAAGAGAGAGTTCGACCGCCTGCTCCCCAGCACGCATGCCGATTGA
- a CDS encoding DUF1328 domain-containing protein produces MLYYAVIFFVIALVAGLFGFTGIAAGAVGIAKILFFIFLLIFVVTLLLGVVRR; encoded by the coding sequence ATGCTTTACTACGCCGTTATATTTTTCGTCATTGCCCTGGTCGCCGGCCTGTTTGGATTTACCGGCATCGCCGCCGGCGCGGTAGGAATCGCCAAGATCCTGTTTTTCATCTTTCTGCTGATATTTGTGGTGACGCTTCTATTGGGCGTGGTCAGACGTTAG
- a CDS encoding ferritin-like domain-containing protein, whose translation MRSKSRKQHSADNFAMDVKAIRAKARQHLNAGAVTQGYAADREVVLRLLNDALATELVCVLRYKRHQFMASGIHAEPVAAEFAAHAGEEQQHADRIAGRIIQLGGAPNFSPDGLAQRSHSEYVEGTDLRDMITENLVAERIAIDSYREMVTYLGDRDPTTRRMIEEILAVEEEHAHDMSDLLEKE comes from the coding sequence ATGCGTTCCAAGAGCAGAAAACAACATTCAGCCGACAATTTCGCCATGGATGTCAAAGCAATTCGCGCCAAGGCACGGCAACACCTGAACGCCGGTGCAGTGACCCAAGGTTATGCGGCCGACCGCGAGGTCGTCCTCAGACTATTGAACGATGCGCTGGCGACCGAACTGGTTTGCGTACTGCGTTATAAACGCCATCAATTCATGGCCAGCGGCATTCACGCCGAACCGGTGGCTGCGGAGTTTGCCGCCCATGCGGGCGAAGAACAGCAACATGCGGATCGGATTGCTGGTCGGATCATTCAATTGGGCGGTGCACCTAATTTTTCTCCCGATGGACTTGCGCAACGCAGTCATTCCGAGTACGTGGAAGGAACGGATTTGCGAGACATGATCACGGAAAACCTTGTAGCCGAACGCATAGCAATCGACAGCTATCGTGAGATGGTGACTTATCTCGGCGATCGAGATCCGACTACGCGTCGCATGATTGAAGAAATACTGGCTGTAGAAGAAGAACATGCTCACGATATGTCAGACCTTCTTGAAAAAGAATGA
- a CDS encoding CsbD family protein produces the protein MNKDQVKGRVKEVTGNVKETTGKVTGDVRLEEKGKLQKTLGKVQTKYGDIKNDLKKDRLR, from the coding sequence ATGAACAAAGATCAAGTGAAAGGCCGCGTAAAGGAAGTAACGGGCAACGTCAAGGAAACGACAGGGAAGGTGACCGGTGACGTGAGACTCGAAGAAAAAGGCAAGCTGCAAAAAACTCTTGGCAAGGTTCAAACGAAATACGGCGACATCAAAAACGATCTTAAGAAGGATCGTTTGAGATAG